A single window of Mangifera indica cultivar Alphonso chromosome 18, CATAS_Mindica_2.1, whole genome shotgun sequence DNA harbors:
- the LOC123201743 gene encoding receptor-like protein EIX1: protein MKQTMRIAVAFVIIAIAAINISFCKGSSSVGCLQSERLALLRFKQDLIDPANRLVSWTSGVEDCCTWSGIVCDNLTGHVLELNLRTPPKKEYSSPTEDDARERSKLNGKVNPSLLDLKHLRSLDLSDNNFGAEIPRFLGSMQNLRNLNLSLNSFQGMIPPQLGNLSNLQYLGLGGKLREMSPWWLSPITLSTLDCLWWSSSFPFLKHLDLDGVDLSNCSDWLLVIHTLPSLVVLKLSHCELHHFPPQPVANFSSLAYLDLSGNHFVGPIPDGLQNFTSIRHLDLSENHFNSSMPSWLYRLRNLEELFLSYNSLQGSMDGLGNLSSIKVLDLSQNNFEGGMPESFGRLCNLRSISLSHVILKQEISRVLNIFSECVAEVVESLDFGLTHLFGPLNNQLGLFKKLKSLSLYYNSISGPIPRSLGQLSSLEIPLLANDQFNGTLSEIHFNNLTRLKVFGASRNSLMLKVGPQWRPPFKLLYLGLGSCHLGSHFPFWLHAQMSLVYLDASNSNIFDTIPQYLFKFPLKFLNLSHNKMYGEIPNLIKPTQLRVLDLNSNNLTGPLPLIPLKIRVLDLSNNALSGSIFHVFCNEMNKSKSLIQILTLSYNFFLGELPDCWINWQKLEVLNLENNKFTGTLPPSVGTLISLQSLNLRKNNFFGELPMSLQNCTKLVKLDLGENEFVGNVPVWMGERFSRIKILILRSNRFQGLLPRELCHLTSLQILDLAYNNLFGNIPKCIGNFSAMMRESEMDDDIQYEFDGVYQSFYMEDALLVNKGKMAEYDTILKFVRMIDLSKNNLSGEIPIEVTDLLALQSLNLSHNSLIGRIPEKIGAISSLESTDFSGNQLSGEIPQSISN, encoded by the coding sequence ATGAAGCAAACCATGAGAATAGCTGTTGCCTTTGTTATCATTGCTATAGCAGCCATCAACATTAGCTTCTGTAAAGGAAGCTCTTCTGTTGGTTGCCTCCAAAGCGAGAGACTAGCACTTCTAAGGTTCAAGCAAGATCTCATTGATCCTGCCAATCGGCTTGTCTCTTGGACTTCTGGTGTTGAAGATTGTTGTACATGGTCAGGTATTGTCTGTGACAATTTGACAGGCCATGTGCTTGAGCTCAACCTTAGGACTCCCCCAAAGAAAGAGTATTCATCTCCAACTGAAGATGATGCTCGTGAGAGGTCAAAGTTGAATGGTAAGGTAAATCCCTCTTTGCTTGATTTGAAGCATTTGCGTTCCTTGGACTTAAGCGATAATAATTTTGGAGCAGAGATTCCTAGATTTCTTGGATCTATGCAGAATTTAAGAAACCTCAATCTCTCTCTAAACTCATTCCAGGGTATGATTCCTCCCCAACTTGGAAACCTCTCTAATTTACAGTATCTTGGCCTCGGTGGCAAATTACGTGAGATGAGTCCGTGGTGGTTATCTCCTATTACTTTGTCCACATTGGACTGTTTGTGGTGGTCATCtagttttccttttttgaaACATCTTGACTTGGATGGTGTGGATCTTAGCAATTGCTCTGATTGGTTGCTAGTGATACACACTCTCCCATCCTTAGTAGTGCTAAAATTATCACACTGTGAGCTTCATCACTTTCCTCCCCAACCTGTTGcaaatttttcatctcttgCCTACCTTGATCTAAGTGGAAATCATTTTGTAGGTCCAATCCCTGATGGACTTCAAAACTTTACTTCCATTAGACATCTTGATTTATCTGAAAATCACTTCAATTCTTCGATGCCCAGTTGGTTATACAGACTTAGAAACCTTGAGGAACTTTTCCTCTCGTACAATAGCTTGCAAGGGTCGATGGATGGCCTAGGAAACCTGTCATCTATCAAAGTGCTTGATCTctcacaaaataattttgaaggaGGAATGCCAGAATCATTTGGAAGACTCTGCAACTTGAGATCAATCTCTCTTTCTCATGTCATATTGAAACAGGAAATATCTCGAGTGTTGAACATTTTCTCCGAATGCGTTGCAGAAGTTGTAGAGTCATTGGACTTCGGGCTTACTCATCTTTTTGGTCCATTGAACAATCAACTTGgactgtttaaaaaattaaaatctcttTCTCTATATTACAACTCAATTTCAGGTCCTATTCCAAGGTCTTTAGGACAACTTTCATCCTTAGAAATTCCGCTTCTTGCTAATGACCAATTCAACGGAACTCTTTCCGAAATCCACTTTAACAATCTCACAAGACTGAAAGTTTTTGGTGCATCTAGAAATTCACTAATGTTGAAAGTTGGTCCTCAGTGGAGACCTCCGTTTAAACTTCTATACTTAGGATTAGGTTCTTGTCATTTAGGGTCTCATTTTCCATTTTGGCTTCATGCACAAATGAGTTTAGTTTACCTTGATGCATCCAACTCAAACATTTTTGACACTATTCcacaatatttgtttaaatttccactaaaatttttaaatctctcaCACAATAAAATGTATGGGGAGATTCCAAATTTAATCAAGCCAACTCAACTTCGTGTacttgacttgaattcaaacaatttaacaGGTCCTTTACCACTCATACCCTTAAAAATTCGTGTACTTGATCTTTCCAACAATGCTTTGTCAGGAtcaatttttcatgttttttgtaATGAGATGAATAAGTCCAAAAGTTTGATACAAATACTCACCCTTagttataacttttttttgggGGAATTGCCTGATTGCTGGATCAATTGGCAAAAATTAGAAGTTCTAAATTTAGAGAACAACAAATTTACTGGAACTCTTCCTCCTTCTGTTGGGACTCTAATTTCCCTTCAATCATTAAACCTTCGGAAAAACAACTTTTTTGGGGAATTGCCTATGTCACTTCAGAACTGTACAAAGTTAGTTAAACTTGATCTTGGTGAAAATGAGTTCGTTGGAAATGTCCCTGTGTGGATGGGAGAAAGATTTTCAAGAATAAAGATTCTAATTCTTCGATCAAATAGGTTTCAAggtcttttaccaagggaactttGCCATCTCACTTCTCTGCAAATCTTAGATTTGGcttataacaatttatttgGAAACATACCAAAGTGTATCGGTAACTTCAGCGCCATGATGAGAGAGAGTGAAATGGATGATGATATACAGTATGAGTTTGATGGAGTTTATCAGTCATTTTATATGGAGGATGCATTACTTGTGAATAAAGGCAAGATGGCTGAATATGATACAATTCTGAAGTTTGTAAGAATGATagatctttcaaaaaataacttATCTGGAGAGATTCCTATAGAAGTGACGGATCTTTTAGCATTGCAATCACTGAATTTGTCACACAATTCTTTGATTGGCAGAATTCCAGAGAAAATTGGTGCTATAAGTTCTCTAGAGTCCACTGATTTTTCTGGAAATCAACTTTCTGGTGAAATCCCACAAAGCATTTCAAACTGA
- the LOC123201742 gene encoding receptor-like protein EIX2 → MSLKSVILNEEISQVLNIFFECVAKVLEHLNLADPQLFGPLTNQLGLFKNLKSLRLYYNSISGPIPSFVGVIPLSLQNCTKLAELDLGENEFVGNVLAWMGERFSRIKIVILQSNMFQELLPRELCHLTSLQILDLAFNNLSRNIPRCISNFSAMMRKSEMDDDREYVSNADFYSGHMEDALLVNKGEMDEYNTILKFVRMIDLSKNNFSGSIPMGVTDLSMLRSLNLSHNSLTGKIPDNIGAMSSLESIDFSGNQLSGEIPRSISQLTFLSVLNLSNNKLSGRIPSSTQIQTFSASSFTGNELCGPPLSNNCTVGVPTSGDQNRGEKEVDWFYVSMALGFVVGFWIFIGPLFFSRRWRCMYFQFLSSLQEKLGSVVRKCY, encoded by the exons ATGTCTCTCAAATCTGTCATACTGAATGAGGAAATATCTCAAGTCTtgaatattttctttgaatGTGTTGCAAAAGTTTTAGAGCATTTGAACTTGGCGGACCCTCAACTTTTTGGTCCATTGACCAACCAACTTGgacttttcaaaaatttaaaatctcttcGTCTATATTACAACTCAATTTCAGGTCCTATTCCAAG CTTTGTTGGGGTGATACCTTTGTCACTTCAGAACTGTACAAAGTTAGCTGAACTTGATCTTGGTGAAAATGAGTTTGTTGGAAATGTCCTAGCATGGATGGGAGAAAGATTTTCAAGAATAAAGATTGTTATCCTTCAATCAAATATGTTTCAAGagcttttaccaagggaactttGCCACCTCACTTCTCTACAAATCTTAGATTTGGCTTTTAACAATTTATCTAGAAACATACCAAGGTGTATTAGTAACTTCAGTGCCATGATGAGAAAGAGTGAAATGGATGATGATAGAGAGTATGTGTCCAATGCAGATTTTTATTCAGGTCATATGGAGGATGCATTACTTGTGAATAAAGGTGAAATGGATGAATACaatacaattttgaaatttgtaagaatgatagatctttcaaaaaataacttCTCTGGAAGCATCCCTATGGGAGTGACGGATCTTTCAATGTTGCGATCATTGAATTTGTCACACAATTCTTTGACTGGCAAAATTCCGGATAACATTGGTGCTATGAGTTCTCTAGAGTCCATTGATTTTTCTGGAAATCAACTTTCCGGTGAAATCCCACGAAGTATTTCACAGCTGACATTTTTAAGTGTCTTGAACTTATCCAACAACAAACTTTCTGGAAGAATTCCTTCAAGCACTCAAATACAAACCTTTAGTGCATCTTCTTTTACTGGCAATGAACTTTGTGGTCCTCCTCTTTCTAATAATTGCACAGTAGGCGTTCCAACATCCGGCGATCAGAatagaggagaaaaagaagTAGACTGGTTTTATGTAAGTATGGCTCTTGGATTTGTGGTGGGATTCTGGATTTTTATAGGACCTCTATTCTTTAGCAGGAGATGGAGGTGCATGTATTTCCAATTCCTGAGTAGCCTCCAGGAAAAACTGGGCAGTGTTGTAAGAAAATGTTATTAG
- the LOC123201741 gene encoding receptor-like protein EIX2 codes for MRIVVAFVFIAVATINISFCKGSSSVGCLQSERLALLRFKQDLTDPANRLVSWTSKNGDCCTWSGIVCDNLTGHVLELSLRTPPEKEVVSQAEDDARERSKLHGKIDPSLLDLKHLRSLDLSDNNFDGAEIPRFLGSMQNLRNLNLSLNLFRGMIPPQIGNLSNLQYLGLGGILDVKSLWWLSRLSLLKHLDLDGVDLSNCSDWLQVIHTLPSLVVLKLSYCLLHHFPPQPVANFLSLASLDLTGNHFECPIPEGLQNWTSIRHLDLFENYFNSSMPSWLYRLRNLEELFLSDNYLQGSMDGLGNLSSLQLEIQMDGLGNLSDN; via the coding sequence ATGAGAATAGTTGTTGCCTTTGTTTTCATTGCTGTAGCGACCATCAACATTAGCTTCTGCAAAGGAAGCTCTTCTGTTGGTTGCCTCCAAAGTGAGAGACTAGCACTTTTAAGGTTCAAGCAAGATCTCACTGATCCTGCCAATCGGCTTGTCTCTTGGACTTCTAAAAATGGAGATTGCTGTACATGGTCTGGTATTGTCTGTGATAACTTGACGGGCCATGTGCTTGAGCTCAGCCTTAGAACTCCCCCAGAGAAAGAGGTTGTGTCTCAAGCTGAAGATGATGCTCGTGAGAGGTCAAAGTTGCATGGTAAGATAGATCCCTCTTTGCTTGATTTGAAGCATTTGCGTTCCTTGGACTTAAGCGATAATAATTTTGATGGAGCAGAGATTCCTAGATTTCTTGGATCTATGCAGAATTTAAGAAACCTTAATCTCTCGCTAAACTTATTCCGGGGTATGATTCCTCCCCAAATTGGAAACCTCTCTAATTTACAGTATCTTGGCCTCGGTGGCATATTAGATGTGAAGAGTTTGTGGTGGTTATCTCGTCTTTCTTTGTTGAAGCATCTTGACTTGGATGGTGTGGATCTTAGCAATTGCTCTGATTGGTTGCAAGTGATACACACCCTCCCATCCCTAGTAGTGCTAAAATTATCATACTGTTTGCTTCATCACTTTCCTCCCCAACCTGTTGcaaattttttatctcttgCCTCCCTTGATTTAACTGGAAATCATTTTGAATGTCCAATCCCTGAGGGACTTCAAAACTGGACTTCCATTAGACatcttgatttatttgaaaattacttCAATTCTTCAATGCCCAGTTGGTTGTACAGACTTAGAAACCTTGAGGAACTTTTCCTTTCGGACAATTACTTGCAAGGCTCGATGGATGGCCTGGGAAACCTGTCGTCTTTGCAACTTGAGATCCAGATGGATGGCCTGGGAAACCTTTCGGACAATTAA